In Runella sp. SP2, the genomic window AGGATGTTTGAAAACAGTGGCAGGCAAGTGCGCTTCCCGATGGGTCACCAAATATTCCAGTGTTTTTTGGTTGACAAAAGGCATATCACAGGCCACCACCAACCACGGGGTAGATGGTTGAGAAAAAATAGCACTCGCAATTCCCCCCATTGGCCCGACCTCCAACGAATCCAACAAAAGTGGCGTATTTCCGAACAGGTCTTGTTGCTCTTTCCTACATGATAGGTACGTCGGTGCAACACCTGAAACCAATTCAAATAAGTATTCCCACTGAGGTTTCGCGTGATAAGAAAGCTGGCTTTTGTCAACCCCCATGCGCGTACTACGCCCTCCTACCAGAATGAGCCCGTTCATGGTTTTTGTAAGAACTCTAGTGCCCTTACTTCTGACCAATAAGCCCCTTTTTGGTCAAAACGTCGGGGTCGAAACCCGCAATGCCCGCCTTGCGCAGTAAGTTCTAGCCACACATTAGGCATATCTGTAATGGTCTTGATGGGCAAACTTTGGTAAGGAACCAACGGATCGTTTTCGGCATTCACAATGAGGGTTGGCACCGCAATTCCTTCGACAAAATATGTAGAACTACAGCGCTGATAGTAGTCATCCGCCCCGATAAACCCATGAAGAGGCCCCGTATAAATATGGTCAAAATCCCAAAACGTTTTTACCTTTTCCCATTGCGAAACATCGAAACGGTCGGGATATTGAGTAGCTTTTGCTTCAATTTTTGGCTTTAATGTTTGCAAAAAACGCCATAGATAAACCTTGTTTTCTGGTTTTTCGATGTTTCGGCTACAGCCCAACAAATCCATTGGCACGCTAAAAACCACCACTTTATGAATCTGCTTGGGCAACGTTTTCCCTTGTTCGCCAGCGTACTTTAGCGTTACGTTTCCCCCCAAACTAAAGCCCATGAGCGAAATCTCAGTATAGCCTTTGGCAATGGCATACTTCACCACAAAATCCAAATCCGATGTTTCGCCACTGTGATAAAACCGAAGCTGACGATTGATTTCTCCGCTGCAACTGCGGTAGTTCCACGCCAAGCAATCGTATCCATGATGATTCAGCAAACGGACCATTCCTGTGATGTACTGACGCGTACTGCTTCCTTCCAATCCATGCGAAAGAATCACCAAGGGTGGCTTTGAAGCAATGTCAGTAGAAGTTGAGGGTGCGAAACTCCAGTCAATATCCAGAAAATCATCGTCGAGCGTCGTGAGACGTTCACGCTGGTACGGTGGTTTAATTTTCCGAAACAAGGCAGGAAATATGCTCTGATAGTGGCCATTGGGAAGCCACCGTGGAGGCTGGTGGGTGTGCGTACGCAAAAGAGGCATAAACAAAACAACTTTACAAAGACAAACATAACTTTTCTTTGTCAAAGTTCAGCGTTGTTGTTAGTGCTTAATAAAAGGCTTGGCAATCACCCGTCGCCCGTCGCTTACCCGAATAAAATACTGTCCAGTAGGCAATTCTGACACGTCAAACTGGTTCAAGAAAACGCTTCCATTGTCATAAAGAAGCTTTTGCGTGAGCGTTCGGCCATCGTTGGTGATAATTTCGGCCGTTAAATCGTACGTATTGTCCGATTCATAAGCCACCGTCAAGGCATCTACCACAGGATTGGGATACAGCGAGAGCTTTTCTTTTAAGATTAAAATTTCGGGTGGAGTGTTCGTAATCGGGCTATTGGGCGCGTATTGGGTGTTGGTAAGTTCAAGTACTTTTGACGCAATCGAACATCCTCGCTGGGTAATTTCTACGCTATATTTTCCTGCGAGGGTTGCAACCAATCGTGGCCCTGTTGCGGTAGGAATCACCGTACCATTCAAAAACCAGCGATAGGTCATCCCTTCTCCTGTACTCGTTGTAAGACGAATACTTCCGCTTGGCGGAATAATTGTCCCGCTATTGGTTGAAATAACGGGACGCTGTAGCGACGAAACAAGTTGGGTGGACGGGGTTGTGACCACACAGCGCCCTGCCGTAATCACCACACTGTAATTCCCTGCTTCGGTAGGATTGAGGGTTGAGGCGGTTGCACCAGCAATATTTTCTCCATCCCGACGCCATTGGTATCTATACCCCGAACCCGCACTGGCAGTCAACAAAATAGGCGTACCTGCACAAATAGTCGCGGTACCTTCTGGGGTTATTTTGGCATTGACATTGGTCACAGCAACCGATATTGTTTTCGATTGTGCCGAACACTGGTATCCGATGGCTTTTACACTATACACTCCTGCTTGCGTAATTTCGTAGATAGGCGTAGTGGTAGTACCAATCACATTTCCATCTTTCAGCCATTGATAGGTGATGGCGTTATCACCCTTCACTTGAAGCTGCACTTTATTGCTGCTACAAATGGTGGTGTCTTGTCCTTTCAACACTTGCACTGCTGCCACACAATCTTGCGGCTTTACACCGCTCATAATCAATGTATAAGGTTGTCCGTTATTTTTTAAGGTGCGTTTATGCCGTACGGTCACGGTATAAACCTTCCCCGTCGGAGGAGTCAGAATGAGCACCTGTTCTACATTGTCCCGAATGTTGTCACCACCCGTAGCTGCTTGCGTGGGCTTGGTAGGGTCGAGCACCCAAGGGAAGTAGGTTGTTCCTGTTTCGTCGGTCAGCCGAACGTCCAAATCATTGATTAATTTCAACGAAGGGCTATCTACATTTTGGCTGGAAATACCCGTCGCAATCCCTTCAGGGTCGGTCCAAGAAAGCGTTACTATCAGCGGTTCGGTACCTGCGGCGATGACTTTTTGTTGGTAGGTTTCGTTTTGTTTCAACGTATTTTCCAACAATACGTGTCTATTCGCCGTATTAAGCACTACCTGAGCGGCTTTTTCGGCGTTCAGCAAGCCCCATCCGTACTCATAACTTGGACCCACTTTTCCTTTTGGGGTACTTGCAGTGTGAAGCACCAAGCCTTTCAACGTAGCCGAACGCATAAAATAATTTTGACGACGATAAAAAAGCTCTTGTAGCAAAATCAATGACCCTGATACATTGGCGCTGGCGGTAGAAGTGCCCGACATGGTCGCGTAGGCATTGTTGGAGGACGCAATCGAGGAAATAATGTTACTCCCAACCCCCAGCAAATCGGGTTTAATACGCCCGTCGTCTGTAGGTCCCCAACCACTAAAATCTGCCACTTTAAAATCAGTAATGGACGACCCTTGCAGTTGAATAGCGGCACCGCCCACCGTTAAAATATTTTTAGCATTTGCCTCCGACGGAATAGCGTCATAGGCATCATTGCGGCTGCGTTCCAGCAAACTGGTTTGGCTAGTATTTCTCAAAAAATAAGGAGAACCAATAGGTGGTCCCGTTTCGGCATGTTTGTTATCGGCCGATTTTACGATTAAGTAATAAGGGCTATTTGCGGCTAGTTGGTCTAAATCGCGGGCTTTGTCGTCATAAAACCCAAAACGATAATCTTCTGTTGCGCTAATTGACGTATTTCCCCACCATTCCCATTTAAGGTTGGGGTTGGTTCCTGGGCGATTTTCGTTAAAAACCCAACCTACCACTGGGCCATAGGCATGATTTGAGATGAGCATTCGAGACGCTTCTCGGGCCATTTCTACCAAATCGTCGGTATAGTCCCAAACGTCCAATTTTGCCCCGTAGGCCATTCCTTTCACCTGCGCGTTAACTCCTGCGGCAGCCATCGTTCCCGACAAGTGGGTGGCATGATCACTCAAGACCGTACTTTGATCTTTTAGGCGTACTCTACCTCCAAATTCAACGTGCGACAAGCGCGGTAAGCCACCGTCCCAAATACAAAGGCGTCCATCTAGCTCAGGTAAATCTCCTTTTAAGTCCACGCCAAGCCCACCACCAACGTAAAGCCCAGTAGTATGTGTTCCCATCGAAGCGACGACATTATGGCTGGTATAATAGACAGGTTCGCCGACTGCATCCACCCCTTGCAAAGTCAAAATTCGTCCGTTGGCATATTTTTTGCTAGTAAACCAACCCTTCTTTTTTGCATTTTTGAAAGCCCATTGACGATTTTGGGTATAGCGTTGTTGAAGGCCCTTGATGAATAAATGGGAGACAGAATCGTTCTTCAAAACTGGTTTAACTTGCGCTTGAGCGCTAGCGAAGAAAGTAGCGGCTGACAAACAGAGCACCATAGAACGCCTGTTTATCAGCCGAGTAAAAAAAAATAATAGTGTAAGGGGTAAAATAATCGCCATTCCTTTCAAGTACAGCGCGCGCTCTAAAGCTTCTGTATCGTATGCACAACGCGCATTGGTGTACCCTCCTCTTCGAATATAGCAAAAAACGTACCGCTTTGCAAAGAAGTTACGTTAAACTGCGTCCGAAATGTTTTTTCAATTTTTTCCATTTGCTGTTGTCCTACCATTCGGCCGCTTAGGTCGTAGAGCGCTGCTCTGATAGCCGTCGGTTTGCTATTGGTCGGCGACACGTATTCACATACCAAAAATGCGTGCGCAGGATTGGGATACACCCTGGAGGTTGCAACCGTCGATGCAGCATTGTCGTCCAAGGCAGTAATGGTAATTCTGACTTCGTCCGACACCACTTCTCCGCAACCACTCACATTGGCTCTTACGGAATAACTGCCCGTTTGAAACGCCGTAAACGTAGCCGACGTTGCTCCAGGGATTGGCAAGCCATTGATCAACCATTGATTACTTGTCGTCGCATTAGAACGAAGCGTAATTCCATCTACCACAGTAATGGTAGGCTTCTCGGGCTTACGGGTAGTTAAGGCAACTGGCGTCGATAACGTTGGCAAACAATTATTTACCGAAGTGCTTACCGCATAATTACCTGCCTGTATTGCCTCAAAACTGTTCCCTACGGCTCCGCTAACTGGCTGACTGTTGAAATACCATTGATAAATCCCCGCATTTACTGGTGCTTTCAGGGTAAGAGAACTACCTTCACAAATACTTGCGGCCCCGTCAAAACTAATACTTGGCGTGGACTTAGTAGCGGTTTTGGCGGCAATTGCTACTCTTTCACTCGGACAGCCAAATGACTTCACTTTCAAATCGTACAAATAATAATACGCATTGGTAAGGGTATCCACGGTATTGTTTTGGGTAAATAACGCTCCGCGCAACGCAATCACCCCAGGAATGCTATACGGGAAACCCGTGACACCAACATTGCTACGGTAAATCGTGGCACCGTTTTCGTATTCAATGGTGATTTTATAATTCCCCGCCTGCGGAATCGACAAATTGAGTGGATACACTTTCCCTTCGTCTGATGGGTCATCCGCATATTGTCCCGCAGGTGCACCCGTATTCGGTACATTGGGGTTTCGGCTGGCCGTCACGTCTATTGTCGTACTCGACACAAATCGGTCGTCAAGCCCCATGACGGTAAAAGTCAATCGACCTGGCGTAGCCGTGTATAATCGAGCACTTTCAAGAATCAAAGGTACTTCGGTTTTAATCAACGGCGCAGGCCCAAAATTTCCCGCATACGACCCTCCTCCGTAAAGCGACTTAGACGCTGGGCCTACATTCCCACTGAAGTCATTTAATGCTACATAAAATGTTCCGTTGGGGACTTTCAACGAGCTACTTGCAAAATTTCCAATCGCAAATGGCTTTGCTTCCGTAGGACTATCATACCAAAAAGCCGTGCCCGAATCCCGCGAAATCAAGGATAACGGATCCGCGTCACAGTAAGTCGCCGTAGCCGAAGTAACCGTTGGAACGGTGGCGACAGTCCGAACCTCACGAAGAACATTATTGGCCGTGTCTTGGTCGTTTTCAAGGTTAGTACGACAAATAAACTGGTAATTTTGACCAGATACCAGTTTCCCTAACAGTGCATCGGAGAGTGTCATAGTAGCCGTTGAAAAAGGAGCAATCGCTTGGTTAACAGCCCCGTTTATTGTTCCCACCAATGCACCAGAAGCATCCCACACTTGCACTGAAACGGGTATATTTTGTTGCGTTTCGGTTCCTACATTTCTCACCTGTACGGTGATATTTTTCAGTTGGTTACCACAAAAATTATTTTCTGGTGTTACCAACGACGCCAAGGCAACATCCCGCGTTGGACGAACATAACGAACCAGGTATTCTTGCGTTTCGCCTTTGGCATAGACCCCGCACGCCACCACCGACGAAAGTGAATTGGTTTCGACGCATACAATCCGTAAACGTGCCAAATTTCCTACCACTAACCCAGAAGGCACTTTTACATCCGCTTTGAATGTCGCATTGCCTTTTAGTACATCCGATGTCGCTACGTTTTCATTGGGATCATCAAAATCTCCGTCACCATTCCAATCCACAAATGCCTTAACAACTTTGTCAAAATCGCCTCCACAGGTTGTTAGTTTCACTTCCAATGGCAGCGTTTGTCCTGCCGCCACAGCGACTACTTGCGTTGTAAAATCGCTGTAGTCTTGGCAGCCCTCTTTTCCTGCTTGCACCACATTGCCGAATGTTACTTGGGCAATTTTGGTATCTGCGTTTGAACTTGCCTTCGATTCGCAAAACGCCTTTCCACCTATTCCACTCATAATCAAAGCATAAGCCTGTGATGTATTGGTTAACGTGGTCCCTTTGTGCTTTATCGTGATTGTATAAGTACGCCCAGGAACGGGATTGACAATACGTATTTGTTCGACGTTATCCCGAATATTATCACCCTGCGTTGCATTCGCCGACGGTTGATTCGGGTCTAGTATCCACGGCAATGATTCCGTCGTTCCATCACTCACACGTATGTCTAAGTCATTGATTAATTTAGGCGTTCGATTGTTAAAATTCGCCGCCGATACACTCGTGGCCTGGGATTCAGGGTCCGTCCAGCAAATGGTAGCCACCAACGGACCACGTCCCGACGCAACCACTTGTGTACTATAGACTTCATTAATCGCCAGCGTGCGTTCTGCCAATACATGGTTCAAATCACGGTTCAGAATCACTTCAGCTGCTTGCTTCATATTCAAAAGCCCCCACCCGTATTGATAGTCAGGGCCAGGATTACCTGCATCGTCGGCGGTATGAATTGCCAAGCCTTTCAGCGTTGACGAACGCATAAATTTCTTATTTTGCTGCTGATAAAGCTCCTGTAGCAAAAACAACGACCCCGATACATTTGGCGATGCCATTGAGGTGCCACTGAGCACTGTGTAAGCATTATTGGAGGTGGATGTTGTCGAAAAAACACTCACTCCTACACCCACAATATCGGGTTTAATGCGACCGTCATCGGTCGGCCCCCAACTACTAAAACTGGAAATTCGTGGGTCTGAAACTTGGTTATAGCCGTTGCTTAACACACTCACAGCGCCCACCGTCAAGGTATTTTTAGCATTCCCATAGGTCGGAATTAAATCATATCCATCTTGAGCTGCGCGTTGGATGGTGCTTGTCCGAGTTGAACTTCCCAAAAAATACGGTGTTCCAGCTGGAGGGCCATTCGAGCCCCTTGCATTTCCTGCGGAATGGACAATTAAATAATAGGGCGCGTTGTAAGCGATACGATCCCATTCACGCGCACGGGTGTCATAGAACCCCATTTTATAATCGTATTGCTCATTTACCGTTGAATCTCCATACCATTCCCATTTACGGTTCACATCGGTACCAGGGCGGGCTGAATTATAACGCCACCCCGAAACTGTTCCGTAAGAATGGTTAGAAATCAACACATCGGGAGCCACATTGACCATTTCTGGAGTATCATTGTTAAAATCATGGGCCAGAAGCGTCGCGGCATTCGACATTCCTTTCGCCCTAGGATTCACTCCCGTTGCGATCATGGTTCCACTGACGTGCGTAGCGTGGGCATCCGCCGTAGTCGCATTGTCTAGCTGAGTCACCCGTCCTGCCAGTTCGGTGTGCGTTCCAAGTACCAGTCCACCGTCCCATATTGCCAAGCGGTCTTTCATTGGCGCACTACCTCCTGTCAAATTTAGTCCCAGTCCGCCATCGTTATAAAGTGTATTTGTGCGTGTTGTGAAGGCAGCCCCAACGTTGGTTGTAGTAACATCATACAAAGGTTGCCCCGTTTCGCTTACCCCTGCCAAAATCATCACCGACCCATCGGGAAAGGACTGTCGTTCTACCCAGTTATTTTTCTTTGCTAATTGCTGCAACTCAGCCGCCGCCAATCTATATTGATTATCAATTGATTGTCGTACATTTCTAATCTTTTGCTGTTGTTCAGTCGAATAAAGTGGCGAGCGCTGGGCATACATAGTTGACCCAATCAGTGCCGACACACAGAAAATCAAGTAAAAACGAAAGTGCATGATGAAGCGATTTTTCTTTTTAAAACGTGAAAATGGGGCTTGAAGTTATACAAAACTCCGCAAATCATAGCAGTTTTGTACTCGTACTGGCACGCCTCCAAATACTGAATTCCCCGTCAAGTCATCCAGCACTTGTTCATCCGTTAAGTCATTAACACTAACGCCCGCGTGAGCTTGCGCCACATTTAGCCTAACTCCGTCTCGTCCATGCCCATAGCCATGCGGCAAACTCACTACACCAAGCATTATTTTTTCGGTCAGTTCCACCTCTACCTTTACCTCTCCCACCCGTGAAAGTACTTGGACTTTCGTTCCTGTTTCAATCCCTCGTTGTTGGGCATCCTGTGGGTGCATCAATAACGTACAACGGTTGCGTCCCTTCACCAAGCGCTCCGAATTGTGCATCCACGAATTGTTATCTCGAACGTGGCGTCTATTGATAAGCAATAAGTCAAAGTCTGAGGGCGGAGTTTGCGCCAATGCTTTTTTGATTCTTTCTACATCTTTGACTAATAACGCTGGAGCCAACCTAACTTTTTTATTTGAAGTCTGCAAACGTGCGGGTAAACAGGGCTCTAAAGCCCCCAAATCCAAACCGTGTGGATGTTGCCGAAGCGTATCTAAACTTAATTTATATTTCCCAAAACGCAGGGCTAAATCGACTTTTGCGTGCGGGTCTTCAGGAGTAAATGAGGGAGAATAATGACCCGTCAAACGAGCTGTTAGTTCCTGAAAAATCTCCCAATCATATTTCGCACCTGTTTCTTTGGAAAATAACGGCTCCGACCATCGTGCTACATTTCGGATGGCCAAGGCATTAAAAGTCAAGTCATAATGAGCTACCTCTAAGCCTGTTGCAGGGGGCAAAATGAGATGAGCATGGCGGGTTGTTTCGTTGATATAAATGTCGATGGAAACCATAAACTCCAAAGCTTCAAACGCCCAATCCAACTGCTGCCCGTTTGGCGTCGAAAGAATCGGGTTTCCGCAACTTGTAATCAACGCTTTTATTTGTCCCTCACCTTCCGTCAAAATTTCCTCAGCCAAGGTCGAAACGGGAAGTTCTCCCATAAACTCAGGCAATCCACGTACCCGACTTTGGTAACGGTTGTATTTGTTGTACTCCCCTTTGGAGGTAGCTAAAATATCCATGGCAGGTTGGGTAAACATGGCTCCACCCGCTTTATCAAGGTTTCCAGTGACGCAGTTGAGGGCATTCACCAACCACTGACAAGCACCTCCAAAAGCCTGAGTTGACAACCCAATTCTCCCATACGCAACCGCCGATGGGGCATTGGCAAACTCCCTAGCCAACTGTCGAATATGTGCTGTTTCAATCCCCGTACGTTCAGTTACCTGTTCAGGTGAAAAAGCCGCTACTAGCGCTTTCAACTCCTCCAATCCATCAGCATAGGCTGGCACTTTTTCTAGTTTTTCTTCAAAAATCACCTGTAACATAGCCAATAACAAAAAGACATCGGTAGCAGGACGGATGAAGAAATGGGCGTCGGCCTTGGCGGCAGTTTCGGTATAGCGCGGGTCAACGACCACCACTTTTCCACCGCGCTGTTGAATCGCTTTCAAACGATTTGCCACATCAGGTGCCGTCATCAAGCTTCCATTAGAGGCAAGGGGGTTGGCTCCCAAAATCAACCAAAAATCGGTACGGTCAATGTCGGGAATAGGCAGTAAAAACGGATGTCCAAACTGCTGCCAAGCGGCAAAATGGTGGGGTAATTGGTCGGCCGAAGTTGCAGAGAAAATATTTTTTGTCTTCAAAGCCCTCATCAGATTCGTTCCTGCCAAATACGTCCCAGAATTATGCACCGATGGATTTCCCGCATACATTGCGACTGCATCAGGGCCATCATTTGCCTGAATTTTCCCCAAACGAGCCGCGACTTCTTCCAAAGCCTCCTCCCAAGTTATTTCCTCCCATCCAGTAGCGGTTCGGCGCACGGGTTTCTTCAAACGATTGGGATCTTCATAAATATCTTTTAACGCCACGGCCTTAGGACAAACGTGCCCACGGCTAAACGGATCGCTTTTATCTCCTGCTATCGAAACCACTTGATGATCCGTGTAGTGGATTTCAAGACCGCAAATGGCCTCGCAAAGATTACACGCACGATAATGTACACTCGAATTTGTCATATTTTACATTCGTTTGATGCAATATAAATATTTTTACCAAACTTCTTTGGGAGGATACTTTTTTGATTTTCAAAAAGTTACTATCTTTGCGTCCCGTTTTGAAACAAAGCATCGTAACATCATAAAGCGCTGATACAGAAATGAAAAAAGGAATTCATCCAGATTACAGAGAAATCGTATTTTGGGATTTAGCAACTGATGACAAGTTCGTAACACGTTCTTGCGCCCCAACAAAAGACACTATCGAGTTTGAAGGAAAAACTTACCCTGTGTTCAAGGCCGAGGTAACTTCTCAGTCACACCCGTTCTACACTGGTAAAAATACATTGATTGACACGGCTGGTCGTGTTGACAAATTCCTTAGAAAATACGGAAAGAGATAATTCTTCGTTTTTTTACCACAAAAAAGGAGCTGCCAAAACAGCTCCTTTTTTTATGTCCATTGTGAAAGCTACGAATGATAAGGCGACGGGCTCACCGACGTCCAGCCTCCATCTACAACCAGCGACTGCCCAGTCACGTGCCCTGCCCCTGGCGAGACCAGAAACAGTGCCGCATTGGCAATATCTTGCACCGTTGCAGGGCGCCCCATGGGTGTAATTTTACTCCAAGTTTGGTTATATGCTGGATCTTCGGCCGTGCGTTCTGTCATTGTTGCGCCTGGTGCTACGGCATTGATGGTAATCCCATGGGGAGAAAGCTCCACCACCAAACTCTTCGCCAGCATTTCGAGGGCCGCTTTGGTCATGCCATAAGCTGCCAAAAATTGGTGCGCTTGGTGGCCTGTTACCGACGACATCAACAATACACGCCCTCCTTGCCCTTGTAGGCGCATCTGGCGCGCCGCCGCTTGGGTTAGGAAGAAACTACCCCTAATGTTCAAATCTAACAGCTGTTGAAGCGATTCTGGGCGATATTCAAAAAAATCGCCAAACGTAGTCATACCTGCATTTGCCACGATTGTCGTCAGCTTTCCAAAAACCTTCACAGCCTCAGCTACCATTGCTTGCACAAAGTCAACGTCGGCCGCATTTCCTGGATAACTGATACAATTTCCTCCTTGCTGCTGAATAGCAAGCGCTCCTTCGTCCGACAATGTTTTATCGAGGTCGTTTAGCACAACCGCCGCGCCCCGTTCTGCCAACTGACGGGCTATTTCTAAGCCAATTCCTTGGCCAGCCCCCGTTACAATCGCCACTTGGCCACTAAACTCTTTTTCTTTCATGTATTCGCTTCTTAGTTCTACCTACTTATTCGGTTGGTTTTTTACTCCACCAACTCGCCAACAATGACCCTGTAATGTTCATAATTGGCCCAAACAACGCTGGCGCTAACCCCACAGTTGCTACTTTCCCCATTTGTAGGGCAATTCCTGAGGCTAACCCTCCATTTTGCAAACCTACTTCAATAGCGACTGTTCGACAATCTTGTTCGGGAAGTTTCAATAATCTTGCACTCCAATACCCGAGCACATAGCCAGCCAAATTATGAATCAATGTACATACAATGAGTATTCCGCCCACCTTCAACAAACTATCCCGCCCCGCAGCCGTAATGATACAAATAATAACGGCAATTCCTGCCATCGAAACCAATGGCATGTATTTGTTTAGAAACGCAGTTTGACTTCTAAAGATTTTATTCACGGCCAACCCCACACCGATGGGCAAAATGATGATTTTTAAGATTTCAACCATCATCTTCATAAAATCAATTTCTATAAACGACCCTCCCAATAATTTCATCAAAAGAGGTGTAAGAATGGGAGCCATCAAGGTTGCACAAGAGGTTATCGTCAATGATAATGCCACATTTGCCTTGGCAATATACGCCATCACGTTTGAGGCTAGGCCGCTTGGTGAACAACCAATTAGAATAATTCCTGCCGCAATTTCAGCAGGAAAGTCAAAACTTACAGCCAAAGTATAACCCACCAAGGGCATAATAGTGAATTGACAAACGAGGCCAATGATGACACTTTTGGGAGATTTTGCAACCGCTTCAAAGTCTTTTGGGCTCATGGTCGTTCCCATCCCAAACATGATAATCTGCAAGAGCGGAACAATAAGGGTTTTTAAATGAAAGTCCCCAATTTGGGTAAAAGTTTGAGGGAAAAATAGAGCAAGTGTTGCCGCTACAATGATGGATAAGGTATAAAGGTAATTTTTCATGTGAGGTTAAGGAATATAAAATTAGGCAAAAGCCGCACCCACAAAAGCGTTGGTGCGGCCAAAAATACCCTGCGATAACAGGTTATGCTAACGACTTTCTTGCGTCGCGGTCGGGGTCATTTTTTACCACTGGCACATCATCAAGAATCATCGTTTCTCCTTTTCCAGTGGTGTATTGTGGCCAGTTAGGCAGGCCACCTCCGTTGGGGTTTCCTGTCCGTGCAAAATTGACAAACGATTTGGCCATTTTCTCTGAAAGTCGCCTTGGGCGCGCTCCCCCGCCCGTGTGCGTGAGCATCAAATCGGTATTATAAAACCAAAAACAAATATCGTCGCAGTGGAAAGCCCGCATTCGTCCATCAAAAAGAGGTGGTTGCCATCCAAACCAAGCCACATAAACAGGTGCTTTCTGTTTTACTTTGGCATCGGCAGTCGCAATTGCATTTTTACGATTACTTAATATCATCGACCAAATTTCGACTGGCTTTTTATCAGGGAATGTTTTTGAATAAGCATCCGCTACTTCTCCCGACTTTTCACCAAAACGCACTTTTAATTTTTCTTTGACATCATTCATCGATACTTTTTCGAGTGCAGAATCAACCCTACTCGGCGACTGCTCGTTGAAGGTTGTGGAGATAATCATCGGAATATCCGCTGAGAAATGCGCCGAATCGCTATAAAAAGGCGTCGCCGACAAAAACGTCCCATCTGCTACTGGGCTAAACCCGCCTCGCGCTAGGTTCAACCGCTTTGCTTCTTCGGCCATTTTGGCTACGGCACGATTGGCAATATCTATGTACTCACGCCACGGTATTTGTTGTAGCTTATCAATTTCATTCGACCCTAGACCTGCTTCTTTGAGTACCACTGCGCCTAGTTTTTCGGCGTATTCTTTGTTTACACCTCCTAATGATGATCCACTCAATGCCACCGCTTTATGAAACAGCCCTTTGGCCGACGGCATTGCCATCAGTGTACAAACTTTTGCCCCACCGCCCGATTGACCAATGATAGTGACGTTAGAGGCATCTCCTCCAAAGTTAGCGATATTGTCTCGCACCCATTCAAGGGCAGCAACAATATCTAACATACCAACATTGCCTGAAGCGGCAAATTTTTCACCTCCTACTCC contains:
- a CDS encoding S8 family serine peptidase, translating into MHFRFYLIFCVSALIGSTMYAQRSPLYSTEQQQKIRNVRQSIDNQYRLAAAELQQLAKKNNWVERQSFPDGSVMILAGVSETGQPLYDVTTTNVGAAFTTRTNTLYNDGGLGLNLTGGSAPMKDRLAIWDGGLVLGTHTELAGRVTQLDNATTADAHATHVSGTMIATGVNPRAKGMSNAATLLAHDFNNDTPEMVNVAPDVLISNHSYGTVSGWRYNSARPGTDVNRKWEWYGDSTVNEQYDYKMGFYDTRAREWDRIAYNAPYYLIVHSAGNARGSNGPPAGTPYFLGSSTRTSTIQRAAQDGYDLIPTYGNAKNTLTVGAVSVLSNGYNQVSDPRISSFSSWGPTDDGRIKPDIVGVGVSVFSTTSTSNNAYTVLSGTSMASPNVSGSLFLLQELYQQQNKKFMRSSTLKGLAIHTADDAGNPGPDYQYGWGLLNMKQAAEVILNRDLNHVLAERTLAINEVYSTQVVASGRGPLVATICWTDPESQATSVSAANFNNRTPKLINDLDIRVSDGTTESLPWILDPNQPSANATQGDNIRDNVEQIRIVNPVPGRTYTITIKHKGTTLTNTSQAYALIMSGIGGKAFCESKASSNADTKIAQVTFGNVVQAGKEGCQDYSDFTTQVVAVAAGQTLPLEVKLTTCGGDFDKVVKAFVDWNGDGDFDDPNENVATSDVLKGNATFKADVKVPSGLVVGNLARLRIVCVETNSLSSVVACGVYAKGETQEYLVRYVRPTRDVALASLVTPENNFCGNQLKNITVQVRNVGTETQQNIPVSVQVWDASGALVGTINGAVNQAIAPFSTATMTLSDALLGKLVSGQNYQFICRTNLENDQDTANNVLREVRTVATVPTVTSATATYCDADPLSLISRDSGTAFWYDSPTEAKPFAIGNFASSSLKVPNGTFYVALNDFSGNVGPASKSLYGGGSYAGNFGPAPLIKTEVPLILESARLYTATPGRLTFTVMGLDDRFVSSTTIDVTASRNPNVPNTGAPAGQYADDPSDEGKVYPLNLSIPQAGNYKITIEYENGATIYRSNVGVTGFPYSIPGVIALRGALFTQNNTVDTLTNAYYYLYDLKVKSFGCPSERVAIAAKTATKSTPSISFDGAASICEGSSLTLKAPVNAGIYQWYFNSQPVSGAVGNSFEAIQAGNYAVSTSVNNCLPTLSTPVALTTRKPEKPTITVVDGITLRSNATTSNQWLINGLPIPGATSATFTAFQTGSYSVRANVSGCGEVVSDEVRITITALDDNAASTVATSRVYPNPAHAFLVCEYVSPTNSKPTAIRAALYDLSGRMVGQQQMEKIEKTFRTQFNVTSLQSGTFFAIFEEEGTPMRVVHTIQKL
- a CDS encoding molybdopterin oxidoreductase family protein, with translation MTNSSVHYRACNLCEAICGLEIHYTDHQVVSIAGDKSDPFSRGHVCPKAVALKDIYEDPNRLKKPVRRTATGWEEITWEEALEEVAARLGKIQANDGPDAVAMYAGNPSVHNSGTYLAGTNLMRALKTKNIFSATSADQLPHHFAAWQQFGHPFLLPIPDIDRTDFWLILGANPLASNGSLMTAPDVANRLKAIQQRGGKVVVVDPRYTETAAKADAHFFIRPATDVFLLLAMLQVIFEEKLEKVPAYADGLEELKALVAAFSPEQVTERTGIETAHIRQLAREFANAPSAVAYGRIGLSTQAFGGACQWLVNALNCVTGNLDKAGGAMFTQPAMDILATSKGEYNKYNRYQSRVRGLPEFMGELPVSTLAEEILTEGEGQIKALITSCGNPILSTPNGQQLDWAFEALEFMVSIDIYINETTRHAHLILPPATGLEVAHYDLTFNALAIRNVARWSEPLFSKETGAKYDWEIFQELTARLTGHYSPSFTPEDPHAKVDLALRFGKYKLSLDTLRQHPHGLDLGALEPCLPARLQTSNKKVRLAPALLVKDVERIKKALAQTPPSDFDLLLINRRHVRDNNSWMHNSERLVKGRNRCTLLMHPQDAQQRGIETGTKVQVLSRVGEVKVEVELTEKIMLGVVSLPHGYGHGRDGVRLNVAQAHAGVSVNDLTDEQVLDDLTGNSVFGGVPVRVQNCYDLRSFV
- a CDS encoding type B 50S ribosomal protein L31, coding for MKKGIHPDYREIVFWDLATDDKFVTRSCAPTKDTIEFEGKTYPVFKAEVTSQSHPFYTGKNTLIDTAGRVDKFLRKYGKR